One window from the genome of Lachancea thermotolerans CBS 6340 chromosome B complete sequence encodes:
- the ERV29 gene encoding protein ERV29 (similar to uniprot|P53337 Saccharomyces cerevisiae YGR284C ERV29 Protein localized to COPII-coated vesicles involved in vesicle formation and incorporation of specific secretory cargo): MSFRGNSGFSGIPTTHQGYKQNPYTASAAGKSSSLKKTVMDELDKLSNKVDDLTDHPVVQKLKPYTPAISRFFIVATFYEDSFRIISQWSDQVFFLWNYRHLPYFFVVLFLLAVVLSMTVGATMLILRKRTIVATGVLCACIVLQGLVYGLYGGSFVLRNVSVIGGLLIAFSDSIVQSKTTFGMLPELHNKDGKTKGFLLLMGRLLLVVLFVTFTFTKNWLTVLLVIIGTICISVGFKTKLASILLGLILAFYNITVNNYWFYDSGKRDLLKYEYFQNLSIIGGLLLVVSTGAGELSIDEKKKIY, encoded by the coding sequence ATGTCATTCAGAGGAAACTCTGGCTTCAGTGGTATACCCACAACCCACCAAGGGTACAAACAAAATCCATATACGGCATCGGCGGCGGGGAAATCGTCGtcgctgaagaagacggTGATGGACGAACTCGACAAGCTATCCAATAAGGTGGATGATTTGACTGATCATCCAGTGGTGCAAAAACTGAAACCTTACACTCCTGCAATTTCTAGGTTCTTTATTGTGGCCACGTTTTACGAGGACTCTTTTAGGATCATATCTCAGTGGAGCGACCaggtttttttcttgtggAACTACAGACACCTGCCATACTTCTTCGTGGTATTGTTCCTGCTTGCCGTGGTACTTTCCATGACGGTGGGTGCCACAATGCTTATTTTGCGTAAGCGTACGATTGTCGCCACTGGCGTGTTGTGCGCCTGCATCGTGTTGCAAGGCCTCGTGTATGGATTATACGGTGGGTCCTTTGTGCTGCGTAACGTTAGTGTGATTGGTGGTCTGCTCATTGCATTCAGCGACTCGATCGTGCAAAGCAAAACGACTTTTGGTATGCTACCTGAGCTCCACAACAAGGACGGCAAGACGAAGGGCTTTCTCTTGCTGATGGGACGTCTACTGCTGGTGGTGCTGTTCGTCACATTCACCTTTACCAAAAACTGGCTCACTGTCTTATTGGTGATCATCGGAACGATTTGCATTTCCGTGGGTTTCAAGACCAAGCTGGCATCCATTCTCTTGGGGCTGATTTTGGCCTTCTACAACATCACCGTCAACAACTATTGGTTCTACGATAGTGGTAAGAGGGATCTATTGAAATACGAATACTTTCAGAACCTCAGCATCATTGGAGGCCTCCTCCTAGTGGTCTCCACAGGCGCCGGCGAGTTATCAATCGacgagaaaaagaagatATATTGA
- the GLC8 gene encoding PP1-complex regulatory subunit GLC8 (similar to uniprot|P41818 Saccharomyces cerevisiae YMR311C GLC8 Regulatory subunit of protein phosphatase 1 (Glc7p) involved in glycogen metabolism and chromosome segregation proposed to regulate Glc7p activity via conformational alteration ortholog of the mammalian protein phosphatase inhibitor 2) has protein sequence MVGILKNPLPDRNGESEEPESISEFRKQVYKNTQLNAKLTSKAQNNGKSTSKANAASPKRPVVPRDTLSLKHQHDTLSQAEEEKLKWNQQNLAENDIAKLEYKDINIDEPKTPYQGAVDPTGEYYRDDDDELESLSLGEPVVEMPQSDSDNSSSSGPSDAEPSAEESAEAKHRRFEELRKKHYNVKEALKAQRQNLDDEELEDED, from the coding sequence ATGGTTGGTATATTAAAGAATCCTTTGCCCGATCGAAACGGTGAGTCAGAAGAGCCCGAATCCATCTCCGAGTTCAGAAAGCAAGTTTACAAGAATACTCAGCTAAATGCAAAGCTTACTTCTAAAGCCCAAAACAACGGGAAAAGTACAAGTAAGGCGAATGCTGCGTCGCCGAAGAGGCCCGTGGTTCCTAGGGATACGCTCAGTTTGAAGCATCAGCACGATACGCTATCACAGGCCGAAGAGGAAAAGCTAAAATGGAATCAGCAAAACCTGGCTGAGAACGACATAGCCAAGCTAGAATACAAGGATATCAACATTGACGAGCCTAAAACTCCATACCAGGGTGCCGTCGACCCTACTGGCGAGTACTACcgcgacgacgacgacgagctTGAGAGCTTGTCGCTCGGCGAGCCAGTCGTGGAAATGCCTCAATCGGACAGCGATAATTCTAGTAGCAGTGGACCAAGTGATGCGGAGCCATCCGCAGAAGAGTCCGCAGAAGCTAAGCACAGGCGGTTCGAGGAGCTGCGCAAAAAGCACTACAATGTCAAGGAAGCGCTGAAAGCACAGCGCCAGAACCTGGACGACGAGGAActcgaagatgaagattAG
- a CDS encoding RNA methyltransferase (similar to uniprot|Q04867 Saccharomyces cerevisiae YMR310C Hypothetical ORF), producing MAPKREGGVVGKGHNETAKKSKLSKPAKYTENNKKAANFTTKAPKKKLKKTIKICSKTINYSLCIPVSVIDNCKNLEQATHVVYQIAKSAVLFNVGEIVVLDLGRAEDVPKESRHRFQMSPVLLVASLLQYFVTPPYLVKSVFKKEYQECFKVAAKLPRITALPFMRHLHEDNGRYREGLAVRMQRPAQGARPAKKKAYDQTKYVNVGKDSALELRGQLVPANVRVTVDLIDCKVVSPAEAYGDFVGAQASYGFHVRVAKTFADIFTQSPAPNGYTQTVWVNSGDFYFDPTTKKSLKLETKIPRIGKILKPTPEEVASGEAENPAHLLVVLGKWDHLKKSFARSREMFAGCEGAHQFFDGQLELPGSAPEANIGIHDSCMIAMTMLASL from the coding sequence ATGGCTCCAAAGCGCGAAGGGGGCGTAGTGGGCAAAGGCCATAATGAAACCGCAAAGAAAAGTAAGCTTTCGAAGCCTGCAAAGTACACAGAGAACAATAAGAAAGCCGCGAACTTTACTACTAAAGCGCctaagaagaagctgaaaaagacaatCAAGATATGTTCCAAGACAATCAACTACTCATTGTGCATTCCAGTGAGTGTGATAGATAACTGCAAGAACCTCGAACAAGCGACACACGTGGTGTACCAAATAGCTAAGAGCGCTGTGTTGTTCAACGTGGGAGAAATCGTGGTGCTTGATTTGGGCCGCGCGGAAGATGTTCCAAAGGAGTCTCGCCACCGCTTTCAGATGTCCCCAGTACTACTGGTGGCGTCGCTGCTGCAATACTTCGTGACTCCGCCGTATCTTGTGAAATCAGTGTTCAAGAAAGAATACCAGgagtgcttcaaagtcgCAGCTAAACTGCCGCGCATAACAGCACTGCCATTCATGCGCCATCTCCACGAGGACAACGGTAGATACCGGGAAGGCCTTGCTGTTCGTATGCAACGGCCGGCGCAGGGCGCGAGGccagcaaagaagaaggcgtaCGACCAGACCAAGTACGTCAACGTGGGCAAAGACAGTGCGTTGGAGCTGCGCGGCCAGCTGGTGCCGGCCAACGTACGTGTTACGGTCGACCTAATTGATTGCAAGGTCGTCTCACCCGCCGAAGCTTACGGCGATTTCGTCGGCGCGCAAGCCTCATACGGCTTCCATGTGCGCGTCGCCAAGACCTTTGCAGACATTTTCACACAGAGCCCTGCCCCGAATGGCTACACCCAAACTGTATGGGTCAACAGTGGTGATTTCTACTTTGACCCCACAACAAAGAAGAGTCTAAAGCTGGAGACCAAGATACCGCGGATTGGCAAAATTCTGAAACCCACCCCCGAAGAAGTTGCTAGCGGTGAAGCAGAGAACCCTGCGCACCTGCTTGTCGTGCTTGGCAAGTGGGAtcatctcaaaaagagttTCGCGCGTTCCCGGGAAATGTTTGCGGGGTGCGAAGGCGCTCACCAGTTCTTCGACGGACAACTAGAACTCCCTGGATCTGCGCCAGAGGCCAACATCGGCATCCACGACAGCTGCATGATCGCGATGACCATGCTCGCCAGCTTGTAG
- the BGL2 gene encoding glucan 1,3-beta-glucosidase (highly similar to uniprot|P15703 Saccharomyces cerevisiae YGR282C BGL2 Endo-beta-1 3-glucanase major protein of the cell wall involved in cell wall maintenance) codes for MKFSTIASLAAVGVSYASAVGDLGFNLGVKNNDGTCKSTEDYAKDLDILKGYTSTVKVYAASDCNTLQNLGPAAESAGFSVFVGVWPNDDAHFSAEKQALQSYLPNIKTSTVKGILVGSEALYREDLTASELASKISEVKSLVADIKDSDGNSYSGTLVGTVDSWNVLVDGGNADVIKASDMVMANAFSYWQGQTMDNASYSFFDDIMQAMQTIQTVKGTDIPFWVGETGWPTDGTNFESSYPGTDNAAQFWQEGICAIRAWGVNVLVFEAFDEDWKPNTSGTSDVEKHWGVWTSGDELKYSLDCKF; via the coding sequence ATGAAGTTTTCTACAATTGCATCGCtagctgctgttggtgtGTCGTATGCGTCCGCCGTTGGTGACCTTGGGTTTAACCTAGGTGTCAAGAACAACGACGGCACATGCAAGAGCACCGAGGACTACGCCAAAGACCTAGATATTTTGAAGGGCTACACGAGTACTGTCAAGGTCTACGCTGCTTCTGACTGTAACACCCTACAGAACTTGGGACCTGCTGCCGAGTCCGCTGGATTCAGTGTCTTCGTGGGCGTGTGGCCTAACGACGACGCTCACTTCTCCGCGGAGAAGCAGGCCTTGCAGTCTTACTTGCCTAACATCAAGACCTCCACCGTCAAGGGTATCCTTGTTGGTTCTGAGGCCCTTTACCGTGAAGACCTGACCGCGTCGGAGCTTGCCAGCAAGATTAGCGAGGTCAAGTCGCTGGTCGCCGACATCAAGGACTCCGATGGTAACTCGTACTCTGGCACTCTCGTCGGTACAGTCGACTCCTGGAACGTGCTGGTCGACGGTGGCAACGCCGACGTCATCAAGGCCTCTGACATGGTCATGGCCAACGCGTTCTCGTACTGGCAGGGCCAGACCATGGACAACGCTTCCTACTCTTTCTTCGACGATATCATGCAAGCTATGCAAACCATCCAGACTGTCAAGGGTACTGACATTCCATTCTGGGTTGGTGAGACCGGCTGGCCAACTGACGGTACCAACTTCGAATCCTCTTACCCTGGCACCGATAACGCCGCTCAATTCTGGCAAGAGGGTATTTGTGCCATCAGAGCCTGGGGCGTCAACGTTCTGGTCTTCGAGGCTTTCGACGAAGACTGGAAGCCAAACACCTCTGGTACTTCTGACGTTGAGAAGCACTGGGGTGTGTGGACTTccggcgatgagctgaagtACTCGTTGGACTGTAAGTTTTGA
- the NIP1 gene encoding translation initiation factor eIF3 core subunit c (similar to uniprot|P32497 Saccharomyces cerevisiae YMR309C NIP1 Subunit of the eukaryotic translation initiation factor 3 (eIF3) involved in the assembly of preinitiation complex and start codon selection), with product MSRFFANSYDYESGSSSSEEDLLSTSEEELMSSSSSEEEQANDSFFDESESESDVDSDGSGDRPYGPDWFKKPEFRKGGSTGANKFLKNADYSNSEDSDDEGRKVVKSAKDKLLDEMRGVYDKIEDAEMTQDWITILAELDNMTRLSTRAQQQNYGVPNIFVKVLAQVEDAVAATSLQDINNKAVARAYNTTKQRVRKVARDYEQALSSFRENPEAHADDEAVQDNNSVSTFALAGKKTADLSSMATASSESDFFTALRIVIDSRGKKGTDFQAQIKTLEELLDIAKSPYETILAYLNLIPIRFDSSATLSYQPIDQWKASQQDIAKLFDTLEDSIDAYHVSELAPHNDFIEEEPQPNEQGIKQVLGSVYSFVERLDEEFNKSLLNTDPHSSDFLDRLKDEQGVYNLILRSQLYLEATSSDSELERRLARVLTRRFDHIYFKSVKLVEVSESKAWKSLREGAKSKVTPLDGEVDESYTFGLIDTLHKMLSTQKDGAQRRRAGLYQIYFYALNNQFEKAKHMLLSSHIQSSINNADAPLQILFNRTVVQLGLAAFKLCLIDDCHQILNEVSTSTHLRDILGQQSLQRVAANNATNPGGASNEQLCLPFHQHINLDLIDVVFMTCSLLIEVPHMAAFFSGIKVKRIPYSQKSIRRALEHYDKSSFQGPPETLRDHVLYAAKSMQRGDWDKSVEYLKKVPTWSLLPNTAEVLTNLAHRVQVEALRTYIFTYKRFYSKLSLLKLSQLFGLSQETVVEVVSAIISQYDIKGRLDEESKFLVFEKGYEITKLEEVAVKLAKETKYVSERLNEKKYVGSSRKQE from the coding sequence ATGTCTCGGTTCTTTGCGAATAGTTATGATTACGAGAGCGGatcttcgtcgtccgaAGAAGACCTACTTTCCACGTCGGAGGAGGAGCTCATgagctcatcttcgtccgaggaagaacaagcaaatgattctttctttgacgaGTCCGAGTCCGAATCAGACGTCGACTCCGACGGTTCTGGCGACAGGCCGTATGGTCCTGATTGGTTTAAGAAGCCTGAGTTCAGAAAGGGCGGCTCTACTGGTGCcaacaagtttttgaagaacgcTGATTACTCTAATTCCGAGGATTCTGATGACGAGGGCAGGAAGGTGGTCAAGTCCGCCAAGgacaagcttttggacGAAATGCGCGGCGTTTACGACAAGATTGAGGACGCAGAGATGACCCAAGACTGGATTACAATTCTCGCCGAACTTGACAACATGACACGTTTGAGCACTAGAGCCCAGCAGCAAAACTACGGTGTCCCCAACATCTTCGTGAAGGTGCTAGCGCAAGTCGAGGATGCCGTCGCGGCAACCTCGCTCcaagacatcaacaacaaggcAGTGGCGCGTGCATACAACACCACAAAGCAGAGAGTTAGAAAGGTTGCTCGTGACTACGAGCAGGCTCTGTCTAGCTTCCGCGAGAACCCAGAAGCTCATGCTGATGACGAAGCCGTTCAAGACAATAACTCCGTGTCAACTTTTGCCCTGGCTGGCAAGAAGACCGCTGACTTGTCTTCTATGGCGACCGCATCTTCTGAGTCCGACTTCTTCACAGCGCTCCGCATTGTCATCGACTCCAGAGGTAAGAAGGGTACTGACTTCCAGGCACAGATCAAGACCTTGGAGGAATTGCTGGATATTGCCAAGAGCCCATACGAAACTATTCTTGCATACTTGAACCTCATCCCCATCAGATTCGACTCTTCCGCAACGCTTTCATACCAGCCTATAGACCAATGGAAAGCCTCTCAGCAAGATATCGCCAAGTTGTTCGATACCTTGGAAGACAGCATTGACGCTTATCACGTCTCCGAGTTGGCGCCTCACAACGACTTCATCGAGGAAGAGCCTCAGCCAAACGAGCAGGGCATCAAGCAGGTGTTGGGTTCCGTTtactcttttgttgagagaCTTGATGAGGAGTTCAACAAGTCTTTGCTCAACACTGACCCTCACTCCAGCGACTTCTTGGACCGCTTGAAGGACGAGCAAGGCGTTTAcaatttgattttgagatcGCAGTTGTACTTGGAGGCGACCAGCTCCGACAGCGAGTTGGAGAGACGTTTGGCCCGCGTGCTGACTAGAAGGTTTGACCACATCTACTTCAAATCTGTTAAGCTTGTGGAGGTTTCGGAGTCCAAGGCgtggaagagcttgcgTGAAGGCGCCAAGTCGAAGGTCACGCCTTTGGACGGCGAGGTGGACGAAAGTTACACCTTTGGTCTGATCGACACTTTGCATAAGATGCTATCAACTCAGAAGGACGGTGCTCAGCGCAGAAGGGCCGGTTTGTACCAAATTTACTTCTACGCCCTGAACAACCAGTTCGAGAAGGCCAAGCACATGTTGCTTTCTTCGCATATCCAATCATCTATCAACAACGCGGACGCCCCGTTGCAGATTCTGTTCAACAGAACTGTCGTACAACTGGGTCTCGCGGCCTTCAAGCTGTGCTTGATCGACGACTGTCATCAGATTCTGAACGAGGTCTCCACCAGCACACATTTGAGAGACATCTTGGGTCAACAAAGCTTGCAGAGAGTTGCCGCGAACAACGCGACCAACCCCGGCGGGGCGTCCAACGAGCAACTGTGCCTGCCATTCCACCAACACATAAACCTGGACTTGATCGACGTTGTGTTCATGACTTGTTCGCTGCTGATCGAGGTTCCTCACATGGCGGCGTTCTTCTCGGGCATCAAGGTCAAGAGAATCCCCTACTCCCAGAAGTCGATTCGTCGCGCGCTCGAGCACTACGACAAGTCCAGTTTCCAGGGCCCTCCAGAAACCCTGAGAGACCACGTGCTGTACGCTGCTAAGTCCATGCAGAGAGGAGACTGGGACAAGTCCGTCGAGTACCTGAAAAAGGTCCCTACCTGGTCGCTGCTGCCAAATACCGCCGAGGTGCTGACCAACCTGGCTCACAGAGTGCAGGTGGAGGCCTTGAGAACGTACATTTTCACATACAAGAGGTTCTACTCCAAGCTTtcgttgttgaagctgtcGCAGCTGTTCGGGCTGTCGCAGGAGACCGTGGTGGAGGTGGTGAGCGCGATCATCTCGCAGTACGACATCAAGGGCAGACTGGACGAGGAGTCCAAGTTCCTGGTGTTCGAGAAGGGTTACGAGATCACGAAGCTGGAGGAGGTGGCCgtgaagctggccaagGAGACCAAGTACGTGAGCGAGCGTCTCAACGAGAAGAAGTACGTGGGGTCCTCGCGCAAGCAGGAGTAG